Part of the Paenibacillus guangzhouensis genome is shown below.
GAACCACTTGCGACAACTAAGCTATTAACTCGCATTCTGATCAGCGGCGGACATCCAGCGCACGTCGCTCAGCTCGTTACCTTAGGAGCTGCGGAACGAATTGTCCGGTTCCATACGCAAAATGACTTTAGAGATTGGGTTGCTGTTCTTCACACGTTCACTTACGCTCATGCGGTACATGAAAGGCTGCGTCATTCCACAAATCCATTACTGATTCGTGCTGTATATCACGGAGCAATGAGTATTTATTTGGACCGGTTTCTCAATGTGCCTGCTGCTTCACGCCCTAAGGATGCTAAGCCTGTCAATCCTGATCAACCAGAGAAATTGTTAGACGTGATGGATCAACGACAAAATGTCAATGAAGCCGCTCGTTGGGTTATTGGATACCTTCATAATCATGGCAATCCCAAGGTACTTATCAACCAATTAGGTCATGCATTATTGAGAGAAGACGCTGATTTCCACACCTTTCAAATGTATGAAGCTGCTATTGCAGAATACGACACCTGGGATGTAAGGGCAGATGCGTTTGCAGAGCAAGCACGAGAAACGATGCTCCTAGCAGTAACCCGCTATTTGGCAGCTCATGCTCCAACAGCTAGAGAATTGTCGCATACGGCTCGAATCGCTTCGCGATTGCATCGTGGAGAAAGGTTATATGAAGAGGAATAATCTATTATTTCATTTATGGATTCATGCATTGCGTGCCCATCCGGTCGAAATGTCCGCGATGGGCATTGTATGTCCTCTTCAATCTAGAAATACATAGATTGTAGATTTGTCCAGCGCTCGGCATAGGCTAAGGGGGCCGTAGACCGTTATGATATGAATGTACATGATTCGTTTTATGATGGTAGAATAAGGAAAACATATATTGTTGTTAGGAACAAAAGGAGAAGGAAATTTATGAAAACCTTTGTATACATGGTCAGGCACGGAGAATCACCTAAAATGGAAGGGAACGAAAGAACACGTGGACTAACATTAAAGGGAGAATCAGATGCCCAAATTGTAGCTGAATTATTGAAAGATGAGGGGATAGATACTTTCATCTCAAGTCCCTATAGAAGAGCAATATTAACAATAGAGGGATTAGCCCATTCTTTAGGCAAAGAAATGACTGTAATTGAGGAACTAAAAGAAATAGTATTTATTGGTGATGATAAGATTCTGCCTGATAACGAAGTGTATCCATTAGTTAAGAAAATGTTTTCGGAACAAGACTATTCGTTACTTGGGGGAGAGTCTTTTACGAATAGTCGAAACCGTGTCGTAACTGTCTTAAAAAACATCATAAGCAAATATGAGGGGCAGAAAGTTGCTATTGGAACCCATGGAGCTGTTATGACAATGATGATGGGGTACTTCGACCCTCAGTTTGACTTGGACTTTTTATTAAATACTTCAAAACCTGATATTTACAAGATGGAATTTGATGAAGGAATATTAACTAAAACAGAGAGGCTATGGAGGGTAACTCCAGAACTCAGCGTTAAAGGGGAATGAATAATGTTAGAAAAAGTAGATGTTAACAGCATTATAAATATTCTTAATGAAGAAGGCGTAATTGATAACAAAGTTATTGCGACTAAAATTAAGACGGGCTCTACTGATGGTATAGTTTATTTTCTTTCAGAACACGACGAGAAGACTAGGATCACCGATTCAGTCTTGGCGTGAGTGGAACTATCGGAGTTTGGTGGATACAAGAAATGATTGGGGAAGCCTTTTATCAACTGAGGATTATAGAAGAGTAGAATCCATATTTGAGAGGTTATCGAAAAATGAAGATCAAGAAGTAAAATATTTGCTGCATGGCGATACAGGTGTGCATAATTTTGTGTATTATGAAAACTCACTTGTTGGTGTTATTGACCCATCACCGATGATTGGTCCTATGCTATACGATTTTACATACGCTTTTTGCTCATCTCCAGACGATTTGAATCTAGAGACTTTAATGACAGCTTATCAATTGCTTCATCATGAACCTATTGAGCAATCAAGGCTGATTGAAGAAGTCATCTTTCAACTTTATTGTCGAATTGGAATCTGTGAAGGCTTGGGAATATTGGAAGTCGTTGCAATTGGAATTAGGATAAGATTCGGCTAAATTTATACTTCGCTCAACTAACGGGACATGGTAGCTTTATAAATAACAAAAACGCGGCTGCCGGCATAGATCAGCAGCCGCGTTGCGCTAATAGGGCGTGACAGCTACTCAGCTCTGAATATAGAGCCATACTCTTTGCCGTCATTGGGTAAGGACTTTACATAGTGCT
Proteins encoded:
- a CDS encoding histidine phosphatase family protein, whose translation is MKTFVYMVRHGESPKMEGNERTRGLTLKGESDAQIVAELLKDEGIDTFISSPYRRAILTIEGLAHSLGKEMTVIEELKEIVFIGDDKILPDNEVYPLVKKMFSEQDYSLLGGESFTNSRNRVVTVLKNIISKYEGQKVAIGTHGAVMTMMMGYFDPQFDLDFLLNTSKPDIYKMEFDEGILTKTERLWRVTPELSVKGE
- a CDS encoding aminoglycoside phosphotransferase family protein, whose protein sequence is MDTRNDWGSLLSTEDYRRVESIFERLSKNEDQEVKYLLHGDTGVHNFVYYENSLVGVIDPSPMIGPMLYDFTYAFCSSPDDLNLETLMTAYQLLHHEPIEQSRLIEEVIFQLYCRIGICEGLGILEVVAIGIRIRFG